One genomic segment of Actinoplanes ianthinogenes includes these proteins:
- a CDS encoding HEXXH motif-containing putative peptide modification protein: MIRPLDLTATQFAGLASGYGGAAAVRALAHAQLSKHLLLIKFVVATWTGNPEARDRAVDVLTRAQAAAAALTGIDADLIGQPIDGGLRDVHAGWQERLRT; this comes from the coding sequence ATGATCCGGCCGCTCGACCTCACCGCCACGCAGTTCGCCGGACTGGCGAGCGGGTACGGCGGTGCCGCAGCGGTGCGCGCCCTCGCGCACGCCCAGCTCAGCAAGCACTTGCTGCTGATCAAGTTCGTGGTGGCCACCTGGACCGGCAACCCGGAGGCCCGGGACCGGGCGGTGGACGTGCTCACCCGGGCCCAGGCCGCCGCGGCTGCGCTCACCGGCATCGACGCCGACCTGATCGGGCAGCCGATCGACGGCGGGCTCCGCGACGTCCACGCCGGCTGGCAGGAGCGGTTGCGCACCTAG
- a CDS encoding ArnT family glycosyltransferase: MSSVAPSASVAVVDGEATLDEAPPAVRKDARWVRPALLALLIGTAVLYIWGLGASGWANAFYSAAVQAGSASWKAFFYGSSDAANSITVDKTPASLWIMALSVRLFGLSSWSILVPQALLGVAGTGLLYATVRRGFGPAAGLIAGTVSALTPVAVLMFRFNNPDALLVLLMVAGAYATLRAVESGSTRWIVLAGVFVGFGFLTKMLQALLVVPAYGLAYLVAGPPKLGKRIGQLLLSLGALIVSAGWYIAIVELVPASARPYIGGSQNNSLLELTLGYNGLGRLNGEETGSVGGGGRGGNGGGMWGSTGWGRLFESAQGGQISWLLPAALIVLAAGLVITARRARTDLQRAGLLLWGSWLLVTGLIFSFMQGIFHAYYTVALAPAVGAVIGMGVTLLWRHRSNLFAALTLGAAIGVTAWWSYVLLGRSSDFLPWLRTPVLVAGIVAAVAVVASFRLSRRIALVGGAVALVTALAGPAAYAVQTASEPHTGSIPSAGPAVSGGFGGPGGGRGGFPGGFPGGGPNQTGQNQGGFPGGGPNQTGQNQGGFPGWGTPGGAPAQGGGQNQGRGNRGGGGMGGLLNAASVSAEMKALLEQNAGEYTWVAAAVGSQNASGYQLATEEPVMAIGGFNGTDPSPTLAQFKEYVAAGKIHYFIGGGGGGFGGGAGRGGGSGSNDSSQIASWVAENFTAQTVGNTTVYDLTTGVTGTTA; the protein is encoded by the coding sequence ATGTCATCCGTCGCACCCTCCGCTTCAGTAGCCGTCGTCGACGGTGAAGCGACCCTGGACGAGGCGCCTCCGGCAGTGCGGAAGGACGCCCGGTGGGTCCGCCCGGCCCTGCTCGCCTTGCTGATCGGCACCGCCGTTCTCTACATCTGGGGTCTCGGCGCGTCCGGTTGGGCCAACGCGTTCTACTCGGCCGCGGTCCAGGCCGGATCGGCGAGCTGGAAGGCGTTCTTCTACGGCTCGTCCGACGCGGCCAACTCGATCACTGTGGACAAGACGCCGGCCTCGCTGTGGATCATGGCGCTTTCGGTACGCCTGTTCGGCCTCAGCTCATGGAGCATCCTGGTCCCGCAGGCGCTGCTCGGCGTCGCCGGCACCGGCCTGCTGTACGCCACCGTGCGACGCGGCTTCGGCCCGGCCGCCGGCCTGATCGCCGGCACGGTCTCGGCGCTGACCCCGGTGGCCGTGCTGATGTTCCGGTTCAACAACCCGGACGCCCTGCTCGTGCTGCTGATGGTGGCCGGCGCCTACGCCACCCTGCGCGCCGTGGAGAGCGGCTCGACCAGGTGGATCGTGCTGGCCGGCGTCTTCGTCGGCTTCGGCTTCCTCACCAAGATGCTCCAGGCGCTCCTGGTCGTCCCGGCGTACGGCCTCGCCTACCTGGTCGCCGGCCCGCCCAAGCTCGGCAAGCGGATCGGGCAGCTGCTGCTCTCGCTCGGCGCCCTGATCGTCTCGGCCGGCTGGTACATCGCGATCGTCGAGCTGGTGCCGGCGTCGGCCCGGCCGTACATCGGCGGCTCGCAGAACAACAGCCTGCTGGAGCTGACCCTGGGCTACAACGGCCTGGGCCGGCTCAACGGCGAGGAGACCGGCAGCGTCGGCGGCGGCGGCCGGGGTGGCAACGGCGGCGGGATGTGGGGGTCGACCGGCTGGGGCCGCCTCTTCGAGAGCGCGCAGGGCGGTCAGATCTCGTGGCTGCTGCCGGCCGCGCTGATCGTGCTGGCCGCCGGCCTGGTGATCACCGCCCGCCGGGCACGCACCGACCTCCAGCGGGCCGGTCTGCTGCTGTGGGGCTCGTGGCTGCTGGTCACCGGGCTGATCTTCAGTTTCATGCAGGGCATCTTCCACGCGTACTACACGGTGGCGCTGGCGCCGGCGGTCGGCGCGGTGATCGGCATGGGCGTGACGCTGCTCTGGAGGCACCGGTCCAACCTGTTCGCGGCGCTGACCCTGGGCGCGGCGATCGGGGTGACCGCCTGGTGGTCGTACGTGTTGCTGGGCCGCAGCTCCGACTTCCTGCCGTGGCTGCGCACGCCGGTCCTGGTGGCCGGGATCGTGGCGGCGGTCGCGGTGGTCGCCTCGTTCCGGCTGTCCCGCCGGATCGCCCTGGTGGGCGGGGCGGTCGCGCTGGTCACGGCGCTGGCCGGGCCGGCGGCGTACGCGGTGCAGACGGCGTCCGAGCCGCACACCGGGTCGATCCCGTCGGCCGGGCCCGCGGTCTCCGGCGGCTTCGGCGGACCGGGAGGCGGCCGCGGCGGCTTCCCGGGCGGCTTCCCCGGAGGCGGCCCGAATCAGACCGGCCAGAACCAGGGCGGTTTCCCCGGAGGCGGCCCGAATCAGACCGGCCAGAACCAGGGCGGCTTCCCCGGCTGGGGCACCCCCGGCGGCGCACCGGCCCAGGGCGGAGGCCAGAACCAGGGTCGCGGCAACCGGGGAGGCGGTGGCATGGGCGGCCTCCTCAACGCCGCCTCCGTCAGCGCCGAGATGAAGGCCCTGCTGGAGCAGAACGCCGGCGAGTACACCTGGGTCGCCGCCGCCGTCGGCTCCCAGAACGCCTCCGGCTACCAGTTGGCCACCGAGGAGCCGGTGATGGCCATCGGCGGCTTCAACGGCACCGATCCCTCCCCCACCCTGGCCCAGTTCAAGGAATACGTCGCCGCCGGAAAGATCCACTACTTCATCGGCGGAGGCGGAGGCGGCTTCGGCGGAGGCGCCGGCCGGGGCGGCGGATCCGGTAGCAATGACAGCAGCCAGATCGCGTCCTGGGTGGCCGAGAACTTCACCGCGCAGACCGTCGGCAACACCACCGTTTACGACCTGACCACCGGAGTTACCGGCACCACCGCTTGA
- a CDS encoding sensor histidine kinase, whose translation MRVAETAHSRPARWRSPAGWPLRARIVAIMIALLAVLGLVVGGTAEIYVYKSLHDQKVTELREATKRLGIGFDCGGPGNPGGHSGQRSCPQLPSGQDNATQDETSPFGNRPVFNGIQRDTILLWEADDGTLRGGVVQFTDNGQQFTPLSATGQATVRDRVTADREVEVDLGGDLPEYLMTKETARNSDQTYYVGLSLENMNSTLLTVAGFTGCVVLGALLIAGWAGALIVRRTLKPLDRVAATASRVAELRLDRGEVQLAQRVPESDTDPRTEVGQVGAALNRMLDHIGNALEARHNSEMQVRQFVADASHELRTPLAAIRGYAELSRRSRQPIPDELAHVLGRVESEAKRMTTLVEDLLLLARLDAGRPLAQDPVDLTMLAVDATSDAHAAGPGHYWQLDLPDEPVTVIGDGARLHQVLANLLANARTHTPEGSTVTVKVGTVPDAAVLQVIDNGPGIHAELVPHIFERFARGDSSRSRAAGSTGLGLSIVHAVVTSHGGKVGVQSRPGQTIFTVLLPAAPAQVVPTAEHHTPYLPRVG comes from the coding sequence GTGCGCGTTGCCGAGACGGCCCATTCCCGTCCCGCCCGCTGGCGCAGCCCGGCGGGCTGGCCGCTGCGCGCCCGCATCGTCGCCATCATGATCGCGCTGCTCGCGGTGCTGGGCCTCGTCGTCGGCGGCACCGCCGAGATCTACGTCTACAAGTCGCTGCACGACCAGAAGGTCACCGAACTGCGGGAGGCCACCAAGCGGCTCGGCATCGGCTTCGACTGCGGCGGTCCCGGCAATCCGGGCGGTCACTCCGGCCAGCGGTCGTGCCCGCAGCTCCCGTCCGGCCAGGACAACGCCACCCAGGACGAGACCAGCCCGTTCGGCAACCGGCCGGTGTTCAACGGCATCCAGCGCGACACCATCCTGCTGTGGGAGGCCGACGACGGAACACTGCGAGGCGGCGTCGTGCAGTTCACCGACAACGGCCAGCAGTTCACCCCGCTCTCGGCCACCGGGCAGGCCACCGTCCGGGACAGGGTCACCGCTGACCGGGAGGTCGAGGTCGATCTCGGCGGGGACCTGCCGGAGTATCTGATGACCAAGGAGACCGCGCGGAACAGCGACCAGACCTACTACGTCGGCCTCTCGCTGGAGAACATGAATTCCACCCTGCTCACCGTCGCCGGATTCACCGGCTGTGTGGTGCTCGGGGCGCTCCTCATCGCCGGGTGGGCCGGTGCGCTCATCGTCCGGCGTACCCTCAAGCCCCTGGATCGGGTCGCGGCCACCGCGAGCCGCGTCGCGGAATTGCGCCTCGACCGAGGCGAGGTGCAACTCGCGCAGCGAGTGCCCGAGTCCGACACCGACCCCCGCACCGAGGTCGGCCAGGTCGGCGCCGCCCTCAACCGCATGCTCGACCACATCGGCAACGCCCTCGAAGCCCGGCACAACAGCGAGATGCAGGTCCGCCAGTTCGTCGCCGACGCGAGCCACGAGCTGCGCACGCCGCTGGCCGCCATCCGTGGATACGCCGAGCTGAGCCGCCGCAGCCGCCAGCCGATCCCGGACGAGCTCGCGCACGTGCTGGGCCGGGTCGAGTCCGAGGCGAAGCGGATGACCACCCTGGTCGAGGACCTGCTGCTGCTGGCCCGGCTGGACGCCGGCCGCCCACTCGCCCAGGACCCGGTCGACCTGACCATGCTGGCCGTCGACGCGACCAGCGACGCGCACGCCGCCGGTCCGGGGCACTATTGGCAGCTGGACCTGCCGGACGAGCCGGTCACCGTGATCGGTGACGGCGCCCGGCTGCACCAGGTGCTGGCGAATCTGCTGGCCAACGCCCGCACGCACACCCCGGAGGGCTCCACCGTCACGGTCAAGGTCGGCACCGTGCCGGACGCCGCCGTGCTCCAGGTGATCGACAACGGTCCAGGCATCCACGCCGAGCTGGTGCCGCACATCTTCGAGCGGTTCGCCCGCGGCGACAGCTCCCGGTCCCGGGCGGCCGGCAGCACGGGTCTCGGCCTGTCGATCGTGCATGCCGTGGTCACCTCGCACGGTGGCAAGGTGGGCGTGCAGAGCCGTCCCGGGCAGACCATCTTCACCGTGCTGCTGCCCGCCGCCCCGGCGCAGGTCGTCCCAACTGCTGAACATCACACGCCATATCTGCCCCGGGTGGGCTGA
- a CDS encoding response regulator transcription factor, with protein sequence MTMANADSSTELRRPDGTPVRVLVVDDEPTLAELLSMALRYEGWEVRSAGDGLSAVRTARDFRPDAVILDMMLPDIDGLEVLRRLRGEAPEVPVLFLTAKDSVEDRITGLTAGGDDYVTKPFSLEEVVARLRGLMRRMGHAPMRTESQLIVGDLSLDEDSHEVRRGGDLITLTATEFELLRYLMRNPRRVLSKPQILDRVWNYDFGGQANVVELYISYLRKKIDAGRAPMIHTMRGAGYVLKPAD encoded by the coding sequence ATGACGATGGCGAACGCAGACTCCAGCACCGAACTCCGGCGGCCCGACGGGACCCCGGTTCGCGTACTCGTGGTGGACGACGAGCCGACGCTGGCCGAGCTCCTCTCGATGGCCCTGCGGTATGAGGGCTGGGAGGTCCGGAGCGCGGGCGACGGGCTCTCCGCGGTGCGTACCGCGCGGGACTTCCGCCCGGACGCCGTCATCCTGGACATGATGCTGCCCGACATCGACGGGCTCGAGGTGCTGCGCCGGTTGCGCGGGGAGGCGCCCGAGGTGCCGGTGCTGTTCCTCACCGCCAAGGACTCGGTGGAGGACCGGATCACCGGGCTCACCGCCGGGGGCGACGACTACGTGACCAAGCCGTTCAGCCTGGAAGAGGTGGTGGCGCGGCTGCGGGGGCTGATGCGGCGGATGGGGCACGCGCCGATGCGTACCGAGTCGCAGCTGATCGTCGGTGACCTCTCGCTGGACGAGGACTCGCACGAGGTGCGGCGGGGCGGTGACCTGATCACGCTGACCGCGACCGAGTTCGAGCTGCTGCGCTATCTGATGCGCAACCCGCGGCGGGTGCTGAGCAAGCCGCAGATCCTGGACCGGGTGTGGAACTACGACTTCGGCGGCCAGGCGAACGTGGTGGAGCTGTACATCTCGTACCTGCGGAAGAAGATCGACGCCGGGCGGGCGCCGATGATCCACACCATGCGTGGCGCCGGGTACGTCCTCAAGCCGGCGGACTGA
- a CDS encoding FxsB family cyclophane-forming radical SAM/SPASM peptide maturase: MLDVRALRAGNWRPRPFREFVIKVHQRCNLACDYCYMYTMADQSWKTRPATMPAEVARAAADRIGAHVRAHDLQRVRFILHGGEPLMVGREGLRSIVGTLRAALPKTCAADVGLQTNGVLLDEPMLDELQALGATVGVSLDGPAVANDRHRRTVNGRGSFAAVDRALTLLNRPERRGAYAGLLCTVDPRTDPVVCYETLLGYAPPAIDLLFPHANWAEPPWRPAPDATPYADWLIAVFDRWYGAERQETRIRLFESVISLLLGGGSRSEQVGLSPVAVAVIETDGAVEQEDSLKSAYEGACATGVNVLTGDLDQALVHPGVVARQIGWDALADDCRVCPLHQVCGAGHYAHRFRPGDGFRNPSVYCADLTRLITHIHRRVSADLDRPNGTAPR; the protein is encoded by the coding sequence TTGCTCGACGTCCGTGCGCTGCGGGCCGGCAACTGGCGTCCTCGCCCATTCCGGGAATTCGTCATCAAGGTGCATCAGCGCTGCAATCTGGCCTGCGACTACTGCTACATGTACACGATGGCGGACCAGTCGTGGAAAACCCGGCCGGCCACCATGCCGGCCGAGGTGGCCCGGGCCGCCGCCGACCGGATCGGCGCGCACGTGCGCGCCCACGACCTGCAGCGCGTCCGGTTCATCCTGCACGGCGGAGAGCCGCTGATGGTCGGCCGGGAGGGGCTGCGGTCGATCGTCGGCACGTTGCGCGCCGCGCTGCCGAAAACCTGCGCCGCCGACGTCGGCCTGCAGACCAACGGGGTGCTGCTGGACGAGCCGATGCTGGACGAGCTGCAGGCGCTCGGGGCGACCGTCGGGGTGAGCCTGGACGGGCCGGCGGTGGCGAACGACAGACACCGGCGGACGGTCAACGGGCGGGGCAGTTTCGCCGCGGTGGACCGAGCGCTCACGCTGCTCAACCGGCCGGAGCGGCGCGGGGCGTACGCCGGGCTGCTCTGCACCGTCGATCCGCGCACCGACCCGGTGGTCTGTTACGAGACCCTGCTCGGCTACGCGCCGCCGGCCATCGACCTGCTCTTTCCGCATGCGAACTGGGCCGAGCCGCCCTGGCGCCCGGCGCCGGACGCCACGCCGTACGCGGACTGGCTGATCGCCGTCTTCGACCGGTGGTACGGCGCGGAACGGCAGGAGACCCGGATCCGTCTCTTCGAGTCGGTCATCAGCCTGCTGCTCGGTGGTGGCAGCCGCAGCGAGCAGGTCGGACTCAGCCCGGTCGCGGTCGCGGTGATCGAGACCGACGGCGCGGTGGAACAGGAGGACTCGCTCAAGTCCGCTTATGAGGGGGCCTGCGCCACCGGCGTCAACGTGCTCACCGGCGACCTGGACCAGGCACTGGTCCATCCGGGCGTGGTGGCCCGCCAGATCGGCTGGGACGCGCTTGCCGACGACTGCCGAGTCTGCCCGTTGCACCAGGTGTGCGGGGCCGGCCACTACGCGCACCGGTTCCGGCCGGGCGACGGCTTCCGGAACCCGTCGGTCTACTGCGCCGACCTGACCCGCCTGATCACCCACATCCACCGCCGGGTCAGCGCCGACCTGGACCGGCCGAACGGGACCGCACCGCGATGA
- a CDS encoding M28 family peptidase, with protein sequence MRDAALLRPARRGFAALAVLAVLALAGFAAVRSVLPPAAAPVSAPAGEFSAERAFEHVRTIATRPHPAGSAANDQVRDYLVQTLRGLGLSPEVQDTVSVQGGELSSSAGGTGLARVRNVVAVIPGSASTGRVFLVAHYDSAQTGPGGNDDAAGTATILETARALTNGGKLRNDVVLVLTDAEEACLCGAEAFVRQHPLARDSGVVLNLEARGSSGPAIMFETSPGNAKLVEAYSHAPYPVGTSFAVEIYRRLPNDTDFTAFRDAAFTGLNSAYIDGAAVYHAPTDLPSAMDRDSLQHHGANALAVARELAGEDLKSQLRDTGDATYFPVPGLLVRYPGALIWPLALLAVVAVVALAWLARRQGRLTGRRLALAGVLTLAPIVVSAVLAQLFWTVLTLIRPEYGALPIDPYRPGFYRVAVIALAVAVVVCWFALLRRRLGAAALAVAGLGWLAGLGVVLAALTPGGAYLATLPALAGALAALVALFVRDWAATAAITAGALVAVVILLPTVIMLFPALGMGMGAAGAFLTVLLLLALLPVIDLVHPSGEPVQGLPAARARRRGALPTLVASLTVLVCTAAGLVADRFDAEHPSLTQLMYALDADTGRAEWLSTEASTQEWTSHYVTGDPKPVAETLPAFGDEQLRTGPAQAADLPAPNVTVTSDLKSPGSADRILTLLVKPQRAVRFVTLHVSAADQVVTATVGGRVVPVDKAAGGGWGFGFIFHAPPPEGVEVALTVRGTGPVKLRAMDASDNVTEMPGFQARPAGVGVLGSHSSEMVAVAKTYEF encoded by the coding sequence ATGCGTGACGCCGCTCTCCTCCGGCCGGCTCGGCGTGGTTTTGCCGCGCTGGCCGTCCTCGCCGTGCTGGCCCTGGCGGGCTTCGCCGCGGTGCGTTCCGTCCTGCCGCCGGCGGCGGCGCCGGTCTCGGCACCGGCCGGGGAGTTCAGCGCCGAGCGCGCCTTCGAGCACGTGCGGACGATCGCCACCCGGCCGCACCCGGCCGGCAGCGCGGCCAACGACCAGGTCCGGGACTATCTCGTGCAGACCCTGCGCGGGCTGGGGCTGAGCCCGGAGGTGCAGGACACGGTCTCGGTGCAGGGCGGCGAGCTGTCCTCCAGCGCGGGCGGCACCGGCCTGGCCCGGGTCCGCAACGTGGTGGCGGTGATCCCGGGCAGCGCCTCGACCGGCCGGGTCTTCCTGGTCGCGCACTACGACTCGGCGCAGACCGGCCCGGGTGGCAACGACGACGCGGCCGGCACCGCCACCATCCTGGAGACCGCCCGCGCACTGACCAACGGCGGGAAACTGCGTAACGACGTGGTGCTGGTGCTCACCGACGCCGAGGAGGCCTGTCTGTGCGGCGCCGAGGCGTTCGTCCGGCAGCATCCGCTGGCCCGGGACAGCGGCGTCGTGCTGAACCTGGAGGCGCGCGGCAGCTCCGGCCCGGCGATCATGTTCGAGACCTCGCCGGGCAACGCCAAGCTGGTCGAGGCGTATTCGCACGCGCCGTACCCGGTCGGTACCTCGTTCGCCGTGGAGATCTACCGCCGCCTGCCGAACGACACCGATTTCACCGCGTTCCGCGACGCCGCGTTCACCGGGCTCAACTCGGCGTACATCGACGGCGCCGCGGTCTACCACGCGCCCACCGACCTGCCGTCGGCGATGGACCGCGACAGCCTCCAGCACCACGGGGCGAACGCGCTGGCCGTCGCCCGGGAGCTGGCCGGCGAGGACCTGAAGTCGCAGCTGCGGGACACCGGCGACGCCACCTACTTCCCGGTGCCGGGCCTGCTGGTCCGATATCCGGGCGCGCTGATCTGGCCGCTCGCCCTGCTGGCCGTCGTCGCGGTCGTGGCGCTGGCCTGGCTGGCCCGGCGGCAGGGCCGGCTGACCGGCCGGCGGCTGGCCCTCGCCGGCGTGCTCACCCTGGCCCCGATCGTGGTCTCGGCCGTGCTGGCCCAGCTGTTCTGGACGGTGCTCACGCTGATCCGCCCGGAGTACGGCGCGCTGCCGATCGACCCGTACCGTCCGGGCTTCTACCGGGTCGCGGTGATCGCCCTGGCCGTGGCCGTGGTGGTCTGCTGGTTCGCCCTGCTGCGCCGCCGGCTGGGCGCGGCCGCCCTCGCGGTCGCCGGCCTGGGCTGGCTCGCCGGGCTCGGCGTGGTGCTCGCCGCGCTCACCCCGGGCGGCGCCTACCTGGCGACACTGCCGGCCTTGGCCGGCGCGCTCGCCGCCCTGGTGGCTCTTTTCGTACGCGACTGGGCCGCCACCGCCGCGATCACCGCCGGCGCTCTGGTCGCCGTGGTGATCCTGCTGCCCACCGTGATCATGCTGTTCCCGGCGCTCGGCATGGGGATGGGCGCGGCCGGCGCGTTCCTGACCGTGCTGCTCCTGCTCGCCCTGCTGCCGGTGATCGACCTGGTCCACCCGTCCGGCGAGCCGGTGCAGGGCCTGCCCGCGGCCCGCGCCCGCCGTCGCGGCGCCCTGCCCACCCTGGTCGCCTCACTGACCGTGCTGGTCTGCACCGCCGCCGGCCTGGTGGCCGACCGATTCGACGCCGAGCACCCGTCCCTCACCCAGTTGATGTACGCGCTGGACGCCGACACCGGCCGGGCCGAGTGGCTGAGCACCGAGGCGAGCACCCAGGAGTGGACCTCGCACTACGTCACCGGCGACCCGAAACCGGTGGCCGAGACGCTGCCCGCCTTCGGCGACGAGCAGTTGCGGACCGGCCCCGCTCAGGCCGCCGACCTGCCCGCGCCGAACGTGACCGTGACGAGCGACCTCAAGAGCCCCGGCAGCGCCGACCGGATCCTCACCCTGCTGGTGAAACCGCAGCGTGCGGTCCGGTTCGTCACCCTGCACGTGTCCGCCGCGGACCAGGTGGTCACCGCGACGGTGGGCGGCAGGGTGGTCCCGGTCGACAAGGCGGCCGGCGGCGGATGGGGTTTCGGCTTCATCTTCCACGCCCCGCCGCCCGAGGGCGTCGAGGTCGCGCTGACCGTCCGCGGCACCGGGCCGGTGAAGCTGCGAGCGATGGACGCCAGTGACAACGTCACCGAGATGCCCGGTTTCCAGGCCCGGCCGGCCGGCGTCGGCGTCCTCGGCTCGCACAGCAGCGAGATGGTCGCGGTCGCCAAGACGTACGAGTTCTAG
- a CDS encoding Smr/MutS family protein translates to MKLKLDLHDIFNKGHEIDRALRGIIDEAIQKKAALVEIIPGKGSGALKKKVIRFLDQKEIKQLYHRIEKDGDNWGRLFVHFRHEAPAGRRGRGR, encoded by the coding sequence ATGAAGCTCAAGCTCGACCTGCACGACATCTTCAACAAGGGCCACGAGATCGACCGGGCCCTGCGGGGGATCATCGACGAGGCGATCCAGAAGAAGGCCGCCCTCGTCGAGATCATCCCGGGGAAGGGCAGCGGCGCGCTGAAGAAAAAGGTGATCCGCTTCCTCGACCAGAAGGAGATCAAGCAGCTGTATCACCGGATCGAGAAGGACGGCGACAACTGGGGACGGCTGTTCGTGCACTTCCGCCACGAGGCCCCGGCCGGCCGCCGCGGCCGGGGTCGGTAA
- a CDS encoding 3-deoxy-7-phosphoheptulonate synthase: MTAPEVQRVRDQRIEKVVPLMSPALLHHELPLTSELHDTVLAGRKQVEDVLNGRDQRLLVVVGPCSVHDPAAAGEYADRLKVEAERLSEDLLIVMRVYFEKPRSTVGWKGLIMDPALDGSGDVGTGLRIARKLLLEVVSRGLPVAVEFLDPITPQYIADTVAWGAIGARTVESQVHRQLSSGLSMPIGMKNRPDGSVSTAVDAIQAAAAQHVFPGIDYSGTPAILHTTGNPDCHLVLRGGGGKPNYSAADVEASVQLLRKARLPERLVIDCSHGNSNKDHNRQPIVAEDIAGQMEAGQRAISGVMLESFLVPGRQELGAEMTYGQSVTDACMGWDSTVATLERLAAASAKRRAL; the protein is encoded by the coding sequence ATGACCGCCCCTGAGGTGCAGCGCGTCCGCGACCAGCGCATCGAGAAGGTCGTCCCGTTGATGAGCCCGGCGCTGCTGCACCACGAGCTGCCGCTGACCAGCGAGTTGCACGACACCGTGCTGGCCGGCCGCAAGCAGGTCGAGGACGTGCTCAACGGCCGAGATCAGCGCTTGCTGGTCGTGGTCGGCCCGTGCTCGGTGCACGACCCGGCCGCCGCCGGCGAGTACGCCGACCGGCTCAAGGTCGAGGCCGAGCGGCTCAGCGAGGACCTGCTGATCGTGATGCGGGTGTACTTCGAGAAGCCGCGCTCCACGGTCGGCTGGAAGGGTCTGATCATGGACCCGGCCCTGGACGGCTCCGGCGACGTCGGCACCGGCCTGCGGATCGCCCGCAAGCTGCTGCTCGAGGTGGTCAGCCGGGGGCTGCCGGTGGCCGTCGAGTTCCTCGACCCGATCACCCCGCAGTACATCGCGGACACCGTGGCCTGGGGCGCGATCGGCGCCCGGACCGTCGAGTCGCAGGTGCACCGCCAGCTCTCGTCCGGCCTGTCGATGCCGATCGGCATGAAGAACCGCCCGGACGGCAGCGTCTCCACCGCGGTCGACGCGATCCAGGCCGCCGCGGCGCAGCACGTCTTCCCCGGCATCGACTACTCCGGCACCCCGGCGATCCTGCACACCACCGGGAACCCGGACTGTCACCTGGTGCTGCGCGGCGGTGGCGGCAAGCCGAACTACAGCGCCGCCGACGTCGAGGCCTCGGTGCAGCTGCTGCGCAAGGCCAGGCTTCCGGAGCGCCTGGTGATCGACTGCTCGCACGGCAACAGCAACAAGGACCACAACCGGCAGCCGATCGTGGCCGAGGACATCGCCGGGCAGATGGAGGCCGGGCAGCGCGCGATCAGCGGCGTGATGCTGGAGAGCTTCCTGGTGCCGGGCCGGCAGGAGCTGGGCGCCGAGATGACCTACGGCCAGTCGGTCACCGACGCGTGCATGGGCTGGGACAGCACGGTCGCGACGCTGGAGCGGCTGGCCGCGGCGTCGGCCAAGCGCCGCGCCCTCTGA
- a CDS encoding tetratricopeptide repeat protein, which produces MDLLEEYRRATFFFESGDPLGAARLLEPIVEAEPQNAAVRQLLARAYFNSAQLNGAETQLRALIEHDPSDHYAHHVLGRTLERAGRFREALPHLRLAAAMKQQTDYQEALRRVETWLGKNESA; this is translated from the coding sequence GTGGATCTTCTCGAGGAGTACCGCAGGGCCACTTTCTTCTTCGAGTCCGGCGACCCGCTCGGCGCGGCCCGGCTGCTGGAGCCGATCGTCGAGGCGGAGCCGCAGAACGCCGCGGTCCGTCAGCTGCTCGCCCGGGCCTACTTCAACTCGGCCCAGCTGAACGGCGCGGAGACCCAGCTCAGAGCACTGATCGAGCATGATCCCTCGGATCACTACGCGCACCACGTGCTCGGCCGGACCCTGGAGCGGGCCGGCCGTTTCCGTGAGGCGTTGCCGCATCTGCGCCTGGCCGCCGCGATGAAGCAGCAGACCGACTACCAGGAGGCGTTGCGCCGCGTCGAGACCTGGCTCGGCAAGAACGAATCGGCTTAA